The genomic segment CGGCGGTGAGATTGAGCCCGGAGCCGCCGGCTTTGAGGCTGATGAGGAAGACGGCGGGGCCTTCGTGGGCCTGGAAGGCGGCGACGAGGGCACCGCGATCTTCGGTGTCGCCGGTGAGAATAAACGTGGTCCAGCCCTGGGCTTCGGTCTGCTCCTGGATGAGGTGCAGCATCTGGACGAACTGGGAGAAGACGAGGGCTTTTTGACCTTCTTCGATGATGGGTTCGAGCTGCTCGAGCAGGGCCTGGAGTTTGGCGCTTTCGGGTTCGGCGGGTTCGGCGGCGGGGTCGGTGTCTAAGGGGGCTGCGGCGATGGCCTTTTTGCTGGACTTGCGGTTAGGCCGGGGTGCGGGGTCGCCCTCGGGGTTGAGGCCGATGAGGCGGGGGTGGCAGCAGATCTGGCGGAGGCGGAGGAGGCTGGTGAGGACGCTGAAGCGGGCCTGGTCGAGCTGGCGGGTGGTTTCGACCTTCAGGAGCTGGGCGCGGGCGCGTTTCAGCTCGGCCTGGTAGAGGCGGGCCTGGGGGCCTTCCATTTCGATGAGGAGGTCTTCCTCGATGCGGTCGGGGAGGTCGGGGGCGACTTCTTTTTTGGTGCGGCGTAGCAGGAAGGGGCGCGTGCGTGCGGCGAGGCGGCGGCGGGCGAGGGGGTCTTCGCTGGCATCGAAGTGGCGGGTGAAGCTGGCGCGGTTCCCGAGGATGCCGGGCATGGCGAAGGTGAAGATGGACCAGAGATCCAGCAGGCGGTTTTCAATGGGGGTGCCGGTGAGGGCCAGGCGGTGCTGGGCCTGGAGGGCGCAGGCGGCGCGGGCGCTCTGGGAGGTGGGGTTTTTGATGGCCTGGGCTTCATCCAGGATGGCGGCTCCCCAGGGGCGGGCGGTGAGGGCGGCCTCATGCTGGCGGAGCTGGGCGTAGTGGATGACGAGGAGGTCGGTGGTATCATCCAGCCCGGTTTTGCCAGCGCTGCGGCGGTCCCACACGGTGACGCGGAGGTCGGGGTAGAAGCGGTGGGCTTCGGCGCGCCAGTTGTCCTGCACGGACTTGGGGCAGATGACGAGGATGGGGTGCGATGCTTTTTGTTCGGCACGCAGCCAGGCGATCCAGGTGAGGGCTTGGAGGGTTTTGCCAAGGCCCATGTCATCGGCCAGCACGCCGCCGAAGTGGTTGGTGGAGAGGTAGGCGAGGAAGTGGAAACCCTGGGTCTGGTAGGGGCGGAGGGTGGCCTGGATGGTGGCGGGCTGGGCGGGGGTGACGCGGGTGTGCAGGTCCTCGAGCCGGCGCTGGATGCGGGTGGTGGCCTCGGCTGGAAGGAGGGCGGTGGGGGCGTGGGCGAGGGCCTGGAGCTGGAGGGCGTGCAGGCGCTGGGGCTGGCCGGTGAAGTCGCGGGCGCTGAGGCCGAGGGTGGCTAGGTCGGCCTCCTGCGCGGCGGTGAGGTGGAGATCCAGCCGCCGCCAGCCCTGGGTGGGGAGTTTGACCCACCTGCCCTGGGCGCGGAGGAGGAGGTCCCGCTCCTCGGGGGTGAGGGTGTGGGCGCCTACGTCGAGGGCGACGGTGATGTCAAACCAATCGAGCCCGGTGGAGGCTTGTTCGAGGTCTAGGCGCAGGTGGCCGCTGAGGTGGCCGTCGCGCAGGCTGGCCAGTTCGGCATCGAGCTGGACGGTGAGGCCGGGCGGGCGGCGGGTGAGCCAGGCGGCCACCGTTTCTGGCCAGTCGCGGCCGGTGAGTTTTTGCTCCACCTGGCCGGGGGCATCGGCGCTGGGGCGCAGGGGCATCTGGCGCAGCCAGGCGGCGGCGGGGGACAGGGCGGATTTATCCACCTGGATGAGCGTGTCGGCCCCGGGGGTGGGGGCATCGGGCGCGTGGGCGGCGGCGCGGTAGTGGGGCACCCAGCGGCGGCCATTCCAGGTGCAGGGGATTTCGGCCTGGTCAAAGGTGGCCAGGGCCTGGAGGCGGAGGTGATCCCCCGCGCTGCTGCTGGGGCGGTGGATCTGGGCCTGGAGGTGGATGTGGGCCTCCACGCGCTGCACGCGGGGGGCCAGGGTGGGGGGCAGGGCCACGCCCAGTTTGGCCAGGGCGTTCACGCCTTCGCGGCTTTCCAGCGCGGCGGCGGGGATGGCCATGGGCCAGGCGGGGCGCTCATTTTTAAAGGGCCAGTAGGCCAGGGGGTAGATGGCCTGGGCGGTGATGTAGCGTGTGGGGCTGCCGGGCAGTAGGGCCACGGGGGGCTCTGGCACGGTGCCGGCGGCGGTGCGCAGGTGCAGGTGGTAGTGGCCGGTGGGGGTGTGGGGGCCGGTGAGCTGCCAGGTGAGGGCCTCCTCCACATGGTGGAGGGGGTGGCCTTCCTCCGTGGCGGCGTGTTCGCGCAGCAGGTCGGGGTTTTTCGCCAGGTGGGTGAGGCAGCGGTTCAGCGCTTCGCTGAGGGGTGGGATCTCGGGCCCGGTGAGCTTGCCGTAGGGGTCCTGGAAGGCTTTGAGGACGAGGGCGGAGCCGGGGCTGAGACGCGGGGGGGTGTCCGCACTGCTGCTGCCAGGGCCGCTGCGGCTGGGCGGGGGCTGGCAGAGCTCGCGCAGGGCCTTCAGGCTGATCTTTCCGTAGTCGGCCTCATCGGGCTGGCGGGCCTGGATGCTGGCGCCGGCGCGGTGGAGCATCAGGCGCAATTCGGGTCCGGGCTCGGGCAGGTCATCCTCCAGCTCCACCTCCTGCCACTGGCCTAACAAGGTTTTCCACTCCTGCACGGCCTGCTGCTGCTGCCAGCGGGTGGTGAGCTGCTTTTCCAGCGCGGGGGTGACGAGGGTGGGCAGGGGATCTGGCAACTGCGCGCCGTGTTTTTTCAGCGCCAGGGCTAGGCAGGTGAGGAACTCTGCCACGGTGCCTGGCGGCAGGCCGGTGGGCCAGAGGGTGATCTTTTGGTAACCCCAGGCGGTGCGGCCGCAGGCCTGGAGGAGGGTGGCTTGCTCGATCTTCGGCACGCGGTTCACCCACCACGGCTCCACGGTGAGCAGGGCGGTGCGCGCGGCGGCAGTGAGCGGCTGGCTGAGCAAGGCGGTGACCTGGGCGGCCAGGCTGGGCGCGGTGGGCGGGTCACTGGGGGCACTGCCGAGCGTGCGCGCAGGGGCAGACGTGGCCGTGGACTCTCCGTCTGGGCTCGGGGTGGATCCGTGGGGCGACCCGCCTGCCCCGCCTGCGGTGCGTGCGGGGCTATCGGGCCGCGGGGTGGCGGTGGTGGTGGGGAGAGGGCTGCGGTCGCGATCTGCAGTGGGGCTGCTGGTGCTGTGTGGGACGGGCTTCGGCGCGGCGGGGGTGAGGGTGGGGGCGTGTTTGCGCAGCTCCATCATGAGGGTGACGGTGTGGGCGCAGCGCGGGCCGCTGTCGCAGGAGCAGGCCGGGGTCAGGCCGATGTCGGTGAAGCGCAAGGTGACATTGAAAAGCTGATCCCCCTGCACCTTGGCGATGAGACCCAGCGGGGTGGCCTGCACGCTGCGCAAGGCGCGCTCCCGCATGAGGCCGATGGCGCGGGTGG from the Prosthecobacter dejongeii genome contains:
- a CDS encoding DEAD/DEAH box helicase, which codes for MSVAASIPLTVNQRATLEAFLQEVPSHIATRAIGLMRERALRSVQATPLGLIAKVQGDQLFNVTLRFTDIGLTPACSCDSGPRCAHTVTLMMELRKHAPTLTPAAPKPVPHSTSSPTADRDRSPLPTTTATPRPDSPARTAGGAGGSPHGSTPSPDGESTATSAPARTLGSAPSDPPTAPSLAAQVTALLSQPLTAAARTALLTVEPWWVNRVPKIEQATLLQACGRTAWGYQKITLWPTGLPPGTVAEFLTCLALALKKHGAQLPDPLPTLVTPALEKQLTTRWQQQQAVQEWKTLLGQWQEVELEDDLPEPGPELRLMLHRAGASIQARQPDEADYGKISLKALRELCQPPPSRSGPGSSSADTPPRLSPGSALVLKAFQDPYGKLTGPEIPPLSEALNRCLTHLAKNPDLLREHAATEEGHPLHHVEEALTWQLTGPHTPTGHYHLHLRTAAGTVPEPPVALLPGSPTRYITAQAIYPLAYWPFKNERPAWPMAIPAAALESREGVNALAKLGVALPPTLAPRVQRVEAHIHLQAQIHRPSSSAGDHLRLQALATFDQAEIPCTWNGRRWVPHYRAAAHAPDAPTPGADTLIQVDKSALSPAAAWLRQMPLRPSADAPGQVEQKLTGRDWPETVAAWLTRRPPGLTVQLDAELASLRDGHLSGHLRLDLEQASTGLDWFDITVALDVGAHTLTPEERDLLLRAQGRWVKLPTQGWRRLDLHLTAAQEADLATLGLSARDFTGQPQRLHALQLQALAHAPTALLPAEATTRIQRRLEDLHTRVTPAQPATIQATLRPYQTQGFHFLAYLSTNHFGGVLADDMGLGKTLQALTWIAWLRAEQKASHPILVICPKSVQDNWRAEAHRFYPDLRVTVWDRRSAGKTGLDDTTDLLVIHYAQLRQHEAALTARPWGAAILDEAQAIKNPTSQSARAACALQAQHRLALTGTPIENRLLDLWSIFTFAMPGILGNRASFTRHFDASEDPLARRRLAARTRPFLLRRTKKEVAPDLPDRIEEDLLIEMEGPQARLYQAELKRARAQLLKVETTRQLDQARFSVLTSLLRLRQICCHPRLIGLNPEGDPAPRPNRKSSKKAIAAAPLDTDPAAEPAEPESAKLQALLEQLEPIIEEGQKALVFSQFVQMLHLIQEQTEAQGWTTFILTGDTEDRGALVAAFQAHEGPAVFLISLKAGGSGLNLTAASYVILYDPWWNPAVEAQAIDRTHRIGQQQTVIAYRLLMKGSLEEKIRLLQQQKGALAQDLLGEETFAQTLTLQDFHFLLSEG